The following proteins come from a genomic window of Gossypium raimondii isolate GPD5lz chromosome 5, ASM2569854v1, whole genome shotgun sequence:
- the LOC128041276 gene encoding pentatricopeptide repeat-containing protein At2g28050: MTLQNFLNTLKTVKKSSASTLSPKHFQHLPDFISHFLKPATPLDASALPSLTPTTFRDILSNPDLKASKCFRFFNFVANNQSLLSFKPHLQDHLILICRLLKARLFADAEAMLKTLSVDENLRYPFLVIASAVENCCFESKVTTKLFNFMLKVYSDNGNFSEASKTFDYMKDNGIKINERTCTVHLNTLKKADELGLVLDFFGQMVQSGLEISVYSLTCVIDGMCRNGDIKKAREIMEEMSGRGIKPNVITFNILIDSCVKRWDFEELDLVLGLMRKGGVGFNVETYKFLIDGYSSYWKIEAAERLVMEMHDKGLRVDTYLYNLMINGYCKLGAIESVLLLLGRMRDRGVKPNADTFCPIINWYSKVGGMEVAMKYVEEMQKMGFELDKVMYDMLIDRFCQNGMADEAFELRIDMERKGFQADIAVFNQMGEILCETYQTEKAKMLMNIMIKRGICPKAVSFTSAIS; this comes from the coding sequence ATGACTCTCCAAAACTTTCTCAACACCCTCAAAACTGTTAAGAAATCCTCGGCTTCAACCCTTTCCCCCAAACACTTTCAACACCTTCCCGACTTTATCTCCCACTTTCTAAAACCTGCCACCCCCCTCGATGCCTCTGCTCTCCCCTCTCTCACCCCCACCACTTTTCGTGATATCCTCTCTAACCCAGATCTCAAAGCCTCCAAGTGCTTTCGTTTCTTCAACTTTGTTGCCAATAACCAATCTTTGCTTTCCTTCAAACCCCATCTTCAGGATCACTTGATCCTTATTTGTAGGCTCCTGAAAGCCAGGCTGTTTGCCGATGCTGAAGCCATGTTGAAAACTTTGTCTGTTGATGAGAATCTCAGGTACCCTTTTCTTGTTATAGCTTCCGCTGTTGAGAATTGCTGTTTTGAGTCTAAAGTTACCACAAAGTTGTTTAATTTCATGCTTAAAGTTTACTCTGATAATgggaattttagtgaggcatcCAAGACATTTGATTATATGAAGGATAATGGGATTAAGATCAATGAGAGAACTTGTACTGTTCATTTAAATACTCTTAAGAAAGCGGATGAATTGGGGTTGGTTTTAGATTTCTTTGgtcaaatggtacaatcaggtCTTGAAATTTCTGTTTATTCATTGACATGTGTGATTGATGGAATGTGTAGAAATGGGGATATAAAGAAAGCTAGAGAGATAATGGAGGAGATGTCTGGCAGAGGGATTAAACCTAATGtaataacttttaatatatTGATAGATTCGTGTGTAAAAAGATGGGACTTTGAGGAGTTGGATTTGGTGTTAGGTTTGATGAGAAAAGGGGGAGTAGGATTTAATGTGGAGACATATAAATTTCTGATTGATGGGTATTCAAGCTATTGGAAAATTGAAGCAGCTGAAAGGTTGGTTATGGAGATGCATGACAAGGGTTTGAGAGTTGatacttatttgtataatttGATGATAAATGGGTATTGTAAATTAGGAGCGATAGAGAGTGTGTTATTGTTGTTAGGCAGAATGAGGGATAGAGGTGTAAAGCCAAATGCTGATACATTTTGCCCTATAATAAATTGGTACTCTAAGGTTGGAGGAATGGAAGTGGCTATGAAGTATGTGGAGGAGATGCAAAAGATGGGATTTGAGTTGGACAAGGTTATGTATGACATGTTGATTGATAGATTTTGCCAGAATGGAATGGCTGATGAAGCTTTTGAGTTGCGAATCGATATGGAGAGGAAAGGATTTCAAGCTGATATAGCTGTATTTAATCAGATGGgggaaatattgtgtgaaactTATCAGACTGAGAAAGCAAAGATGCTTATGAACATAATGATTAAAAGGGGTATATGCCCGAAGGCGGTAAGCTTCACATCTGCAATCAGCTAA